From Paenibacillus sp. GP183, the proteins below share one genomic window:
- a CDS encoding alpha-mannosidase: MSAKTAHIIAHSHWDREWYIPFEKHRLKLVQLMEDLIEAFDRDPEFKSFHLDGQYIVLEDYLEVMPHRAERIYELVKQGRLIVGPWYILQDEFLISSEANVRNLLIGIHASNKLGGYAKVGYFPDSFGNIGQAPQIISQAGIEVAVYGRGVKPVGFNNQIQEGNAHTSKYSEMFWTSPDGSRVLAILFANWYNNGMEVPVDPELAKYYWEEKLAKSEQFASTSELLFMNGCDHQPLQKDLSQAMKVARELMPNIEFRHSSFPEYIEALKAKGLGQIDEVRGELRSQWTDGWMTLVNTASARVYIKQANVASQTLLEKVAEPLASMAYLAGAAYPRHELLYAWKTLLQNHPHDSICGCSVDEVHREMMSRFAKSQQVAESLAEQSAAFLADRVDTSGFSEASARPFILTNTSGHVRSGVVKTIVDVERLYFEPGKKPYEWRREFESYQPEELMVVDSVGHPVEAVIRPIGISFGYDLPDDRFRRPYWAYQVKVELYAQDVPGIGYRSYAQVRKRENATVGSGVLLSPEERVLENEHVKVWIATDGSFALLDKSNGHRFEGFGIYEDTGDIGNEYMYKQPDGEEVLTTKGLKAKITLVENTQLRAVYRIEHSWMLPLGADRMLDEEIHSMAPFRYRKAKRVKETVEVKLLTELTLEKFSHSIGIASTIDNTVEDHRVRMLFPTGLQADEVTVDSIYELAKRPIKPEPEWQNPSNAQHQNAFVSISDGSAGVTVANIGLNEYEVLESDGTIAVTLLRGVRELGDWGVFPTPEAQCKGRHTLQLKLIMHDGDVVQSGAYVEAYQFPVPWTVRQTGVHAGSLPADHAFLRWEGERLAFSALKVGEESGDLFLRLFNVTTGAANLEVLPSFAVAEVYKSTIIEKPGEAVVSGVSGAYRLEVGPAKIETVGIRQA; the protein is encoded by the coding sequence GGAAGTCATGCCGCACCGCGCCGAACGGATCTACGAACTGGTAAAGCAGGGCAGGTTGATCGTCGGCCCTTGGTACATCCTGCAGGACGAATTTCTGATCAGCAGCGAAGCGAATGTTCGCAATCTGCTGATAGGCATTCATGCTTCCAATAAATTAGGCGGCTACGCCAAGGTCGGCTACTTCCCCGATTCCTTCGGCAATATCGGCCAAGCGCCACAAATCATCAGCCAGGCCGGTATCGAAGTGGCCGTATACGGCCGCGGTGTGAAGCCGGTCGGCTTCAACAATCAGATTCAAGAGGGCAACGCGCATACGTCGAAGTATTCGGAGATGTTCTGGACTTCGCCGGATGGTAGCCGTGTTCTGGCCATCCTGTTTGCCAATTGGTATAACAACGGTATGGAGGTACCGGTGGATCCAGAGCTGGCGAAGTACTACTGGGAGGAGAAGCTTGCCAAGTCGGAGCAGTTTGCTTCGACGTCGGAGCTTCTATTTATGAACGGCTGCGACCATCAGCCTCTGCAGAAGGATTTATCGCAAGCGATGAAAGTGGCGAGAGAGCTGATGCCGAACATTGAATTCCGCCATTCCAGCTTCCCGGAATATATTGAAGCGTTGAAGGCGAAAGGGCTTGGACAGATTGACGAGGTGAGGGGCGAGCTGAGAAGCCAATGGACGGACGGCTGGATGACGCTGGTCAACACGGCTTCAGCCCGCGTGTATATCAAGCAGGCGAACGTTGCGAGCCAGACACTCCTGGAGAAGGTGGCCGAGCCACTTGCGTCTATGGCTTACCTCGCGGGAGCCGCCTATCCTCGGCATGAGCTGCTGTACGCCTGGAAGACGCTGCTTCAAAACCATCCACATGACAGCATTTGCGGGTGCAGCGTCGATGAGGTGCATCGCGAGATGATGTCCCGCTTCGCCAAATCGCAGCAGGTGGCGGAATCACTGGCTGAGCAAAGCGCCGCGTTTCTTGCGGACCGCGTCGATACCTCCGGCTTTAGCGAAGCTTCGGCCCGTCCTTTCATCCTGACGAATACAAGCGGGCATGTTAGAAGCGGCGTCGTGAAGACGATCGTCGACGTGGAGCGCTTATACTTCGAACCGGGCAAGAAGCCCTATGAATGGCGTAGGGAGTTTGAGTCCTACCAGCCTGAAGAATTGATGGTCGTGGATTCAGTGGGACATCCCGTGGAAGCTGTTATCCGACCGATCGGCATTTCTTTCGGCTATGACCTGCCAGACGACCGATTCCGCAGGCCGTATTGGGCCTACCAAGTGAAAGTCGAGCTTTATGCGCAGGACGTACCGGGGATCGGATACCGCTCCTATGCGCAAGTGCGCAAACGAGAGAACGCAACCGTCGGTTCCGGCGTTTTGCTCTCTCCGGAGGAGCGGGTACTTGAGAACGAGCATGTAAAGGTTTGGATCGCCACCGATGGCTCATTCGCTCTGCTCGACAAGAGCAATGGCCACCGCTTCGAGGGTTTCGGCATCTACGAGGATACCGGGGATATCGGCAACGAGTATATGTACAAGCAGCCGGACGGAGAAGAAGTGCTTACGACTAAAGGCCTGAAAGCCAAGATTACATTGGTTGAAAACACGCAGCTGCGCGCCGTATACCGAATCGAGCACAGCTGGATGCTTCCGCTCGGTGCCGACCGGATGCTGGACGAAGAGATTCATTCCATGGCACCTTTTCGCTACCGCAAGGCGAAGCGAGTGAAAGAGACAGTTGAAGTGAAACTGCTGACGGAGCTTACGCTGGAGAAATTCTCGCACTCGATCGGAATTGCGAGCACGATCGACAATACAGTGGAAGACCACCGTGTGCGGATGCTGTTCCCGACCGGCCTGCAAGCGGACGAGGTGACGGTGGATTCTATTTACGAGCTGGCCAAACGGCCAATCAAGCCAGAGCCGGAATGGCAAAATCCGAGCAACGCGCAGCATCAGAACGCCTTCGTCAGCATTAGCGACGGCAGCGCGGGCGTGACAGTTGCCAATATTGGCTTGAACGAATACGAGGTACTTGAGTCTGACGGCACGATTGCGGTTACACTGCTTCGCGGCGTTCGCGAGCTTGGGGATTGGGGCGTATTCCCGACGCCGGAAGCCCAGTGCAAAGGGCGGCACACGCTGCAGCTGAAGCTGATCATGCACGACGGGGATGTGGTTCAATCCGGTGCTTACGTCGAAGCCTATCAATTCCCGGTGCCTTGGACAGTCCGGCAAACGGGCGTACATGCCGGTAGTCTGCCTGCCGACCATGCGTTTCTCCGCTGGGAAGGCGAGAGGCTGGCGTTCAGTGCGCTAAAAGTTGGAGAGGAAAGTGGAGATTTATTTTTGCGCCTATTCAACGTAACGACGGGGGCTGCCAATCTGGAAGTACTACCTTCCTTCGCGGTGGCTGAGGTATACAAGAGCACGATTATCGAGAAGCCAGGCGAAGCCGTGGTAAGCGGAGTTAGCGGAGCATACCGGTTGGAGGTAGGCCCAGCGAAAATCGAAACGGTCGGCATCAGA